The Peromyscus maniculatus bairdii isolate BWxNUB_F1_BW_parent chromosome 6, HU_Pman_BW_mat_3.1, whole genome shotgun sequence genomic interval CACTGTGTGCGTGCCTGCGTGTGCCCGTGTGTGCATAGACATGTGCACGGGGCTGGAGGAGCCTCCCTCCTCTTCTACTGTTCTCTGGCCTCACTCCCTTGAGGCAATGTAAGGGTTAATGTCAATTTGACAGGACCTAGactcacctaggagacaggccTCTGAGCATGCTTGTGGGGGGTTATCTTGCTTAGGTTAACTGTGTGTGGGGCATTCCTCAGGAGGAAGTCCTAGACTGTATAAAACGGAGAACCTAAGTTAAGCACTGGGTCCATGCACTGCTCTGTTCCTGACTGTGTGTGCAGCGAGACCGGCTGTTTTGTTGGACTGTACCCCTGAACTGTGAGCCTGAAcagaccctttctcccttaaggtGTTTTGGTCAAGAGTGTCTGGTCACAGACAGCAGCATGAAAAGAACCTAAGAcaggcaggatctctccctgaacctgaagaTCTTCTCACCTCTAGGCTGTCAGCTAGCAAGCCCTGATGATCTTCCTATTTCTCCATCCCACAACACTGAGGTTAGAGGCACTTATGAGATGACAGCTAGCTTCAGTGTGTGCCGGGATCCAGGCTCAGTCCTCATGGTTGTACACTGAGGTTAGAGGCACTTATGAGATCACAGCTAGCTTCAGTGTGTGCCGGGATCCAGGCTCAGTCCTCATGGTTGTACAGTGAGCCCTCTTAActcagaaccatctctccagcccccttttaaTAAACAATaacttagatttaaaaaattcCAAGTTTATCATGACTGCTAACTCTGTAGCCTGGGTGAACTGTTTAACCTTTCTGAATTTCATAGTAACGGAAAGAATAGTGTAGAGCCTTCACTTAAAAGCctctgacttaaaaaacaaaaacaaaattctcttaaagatttattatatttagccatgagtggtggcacacacctttaatcccagcactcggggaggcagaggcaagtggatctctgtgagttcaaggccagcctggtctacagagtgagttctaggacagtcagggctacaaagagaaaccttgtctcaaaaaaccaaaaatatgtaaagaaataaaGTTGCAAACCAATCTGTGTCCACATAATGAGACAAAACAAGAGTCACCACATCTGAACTCACAAGGCAACCCATGGTTTGTCTTCTTTgcttgtggtgctggggatcaaatccagagcctgGGCGACTTGTCAAGTTTCTACCACAGAACCTAATTCCTACTGCCCTGGTTTGAGATGAGCTCTTTTTTTGCTACCCTGGTTGGCTTCAAATTCCAGGGCTCaagtgaccttttttttttttttttttaaaatactttatttatttgtattttatgtacattggtattttgcttgcatgtatgtctgtgtgagggtatcagatcccctggaataggagttacagacagctgtgagctgccatgtgggtgctgggagttgaactcgggtcctctggaagagcagccaatactcttaaccgctgagccatctctgaatCCCAGTGATCCTTCCTGAACCTTCCAAGTAGCTACAATTACAGCCTAGTGCCACAGCAGGCTCCTAACGCCTGTCTGCTCAATTCAGCAGACACATACCAAGGCCTTTCTGCCCTCtaattcttcatttcttctaaCTTGCTGTGAGTTTTTACCCCATCCTCCAACCTCTGCCTACACCATCCCTCCCAGAGAGGGCTCTTCATGTATAGACTGAAAACTGATTCCTGTAGAAGGTCTTTCCTAGACTGTGAGTAAAGCTACACCCACTGTAGTCTCTCAGGAGCTATACAGCGCAGATCCACTGGGCTGACAGGGCCTATTTACCTACCACAGCCTTCATCAGACTCTAAGCTCCACCAAGCAGAAAtgtgctcttctttttttttttttttttttttttttggtttttcgagacagggtttctctgtgtagctttgcgcctttcctggaactcacttggtagtccaggctggcctcgaactcacagagatccgcctgcctctgcctcccgagtgctgggattaaaggcgtgcgccaccaccgcccggcgtgctCTTCTTTTTTTACAGAAGCTTTAAAACAGTTCTTTGTAGACACAACTGAATTAAACAAGACAGACTAATGCAACTCTGAAGTGTGGTTCCAGCTTGCCTTAGGCCCATAGAAAGCGCCATCTCCAGGGTTAAGGTCCCAGGGTTCTCCAAATTCCTCCAAGGCTTGCTGTAGCACCTTAGAGGGAACAAGGTGAGAAGAGGGTGTAGGAGACTAACTAGCAGATAACCTCCTGGCCTGTGAAAATGAAGACCACAGCTCATGTCTCTACCTGAAGACCTGGGCTACCACACCCCTCCCTCTCCACTGCAGCCTGCTTtgtctgctctgcctccctctctcctactCACCTGCTCGGCCTGGTCCCATAGGCGAGGCTCCCCTAGGAAGCCAGACGGCCGGGTAGATAAAGCCAGGCGGAAGGAAAAACCAAGAACAGCATAAACAGATCGGAGAAAATCAAGGCAGCCTCGGATCTCTGCTTCCAGCTAGACACAGGAAGTCAGGATGTTAGGTGTATGCCAACTAGAAACCTTTGGTGATGGGTAGTTTTGGGGAaaatggggcggggtgggggggtgggggtgggatggggaccAGAGGGATAGATGTACTATAGTATAAAGAAGGGAACTGGGGCCTGTGGATGCAGTCTGGCTGGTGTGGTGCCtggctagcatgcatgaagccctgggcttgattcatagcactgtataaaccaggcatggttggGCACaccagtaaccccagcactcagatgagGCAccaggaccacaagttcaaggtcatcctcagctgcacagtACGTGAGGCTATGTAAGACCCTGCGTTACACCACAAAGAGGCAAGGAAAGCTGAATGTCTGAAGGAGGAGGAAAGCCACCTGGTCTGGTGCACAGAAGATGTGAGCATCATCCTGTTGGAAGCGCCATAGTCTCGTTAATCCTCCCAGACTGCCAGAGGCCTCGGCACGGTGCAGGACTCCAAAGTCAGCCAGCCGCACAGGCAGTTCCCGCCAGGATCTGGGCCGGTGGGCGAACATCAGGCTGAAGTTGGCATGGGAAGGGTTAGGGCCACAGGGAAATGAGCCGTGGCTGGCTGTTCCTCTTCCTACCaagctcattcttttttttttttttttttgagacaaggtcttggtaTGAAGCTCTGgtgacctagaacttgctgtgtagcctaggctggccttacacGAATGGTCTTTCTGCCTCTGGCTCTCCGGTTCTGAGATTACAGTTGTGTTCCACCCTGCCTAGTACCAAATGCCCATGTTCTGTGCCATATTCTCCCTCTTACCACTTTCCCACCAAATCCTGCCAATCCTATCGTTAGAGTCTGGTCAAAGTCGCATTTTAGCAgggcgtggtggtacatgcctttaaaaccaccagacagagacaagtggatctctgagtttgaggctagcttggtctgtGTAGGGTCTATGTGCCAGGGccgcacagtgagaccctgtctagaaaacagtCGAACCCTCAGTCCCCGGGAGCAGGCGTCCCTTACTGTCCCTGTATTCTGTGATGTGTGTACCCTGCTGTCTGTCACCTAACAAAACCAAGACCCGAGAAATGGAGTCATTTCCCAAAATTCACTTGGGTCAACTTGAATCTACTTCCCAAATTAGATGCCCCAATTTTCTTTCCAAGGTACTTCCCATTTGTGACCGGTTACCCCAGCCCCAGGAGGAGCCAGGCTTCCTGGCCCCCAACTCACCAGTGTGCAGGGCAATTCATGGGCTTGAGAGCAAGTGTGTCTTTGGGACACCTGGCAGGGTGGCCACTCTGAGAGCTGTCGGGACCGTTAGTGCCTGGGGGCTTCAGGGAAAACATGTCTGCCCTATAATGCTCCCAGTGCCCTGACTGTTCCCAGAGTTTTGTAGAAAACAGCGTGGGAGTTTTCACCTCTGAGAAACCACGGCGGGCGTACTCAGCCTGAAAAGGTGGACACAGACACCAAAAGTCAATGTAACTCGGAGAGGGGATGAGAGCTTTGTGATTCTCTTGGGGACTCAGACCATGCTGACCACAGCCACAAGCTATTAAATGCCACGTCGGCTCTCAGGTGCTTCACTGCAGACCGCACACAGTAACAGCTTGTTAAAAGTCACCAGGACTTTACAAGGTTTATGctgttttcctttgagacaggctcttgctctgtgacccaggctgtcctcaatctCATGATCCTTCCGTCTCAGTCTCTCTTTGTGCTGACAccacaggcatataccaccatgcttgAGCCAAACTCAAACCCCTCGGCTTGGTCTAGGCCCCATCCTTCCCCTGCACACATGCCCTGCTTACCCTGATAAAAGCCACCAGGGCATTATAGACTCTTGTGCCCCGTGGCAGAAAGAAGCAGCTCCCTGGGCTCAGTTCATGGAAGAAGAAGAGCTCCTGTTCCTGGGGAAAGGATATAACCTGTCACTCAAGGAAGAGAGAGCTTTGggactaaagaagaaaataacagaGTTGCTCCCTGCGTTGACTGAATCTTTGGGCAAATTCACAATCACATTCTTTGGCCAGGTGTGGCTGTTtgagcctgtgatcccagtacttgggatgtggaggcagaagggtctgGAGCTTAGGTCACTCTTGGCTACAGCAGGAGGCCAGACaaggctacacgagaccctgtctaaaaacaaaaaatcaaaactggaacaaaaatcaagacaaaaaagaaaaaaaaaacgaacaaaaagaTCAcatcgggttggggatttagttcagtggtagagcaagcgcaaggccctgggttcgattctcagctcaaaaaaaaaatcacttcaccTTCCTCCACCTTCCCCGTCCCATCCTCCCCTGGTCCTCGCTCCGCACCTTCCCGACGCGTCTGTGGTCTCGCaactctgcttcctccctccaTGCTTCCCAGTTCCTCAGTAACTCCACCTTGGGGAAAGCAATTCCCGAGACTCTCTGCACTGTCTCCGCAGCTCCTGAGGACCTCCACGAGGCGGAGGAGTTCtgtgggagggcagagggagTCACAGAGATGAAGGGATGCAGACACTGCCCTCTGTCAAGTCTCCAGGATGCTGTCGCCGCAGAGGTCACCACTTGAAGGTCAGCTCGTCTCTCGGACTCTCCTCCCGTCAGTACCGGTAGGACGACACCTTCACCCCTGTGTTACCTGGATCCTACCTCCTCCACATCCTGGTCAGGGGTAATCTCACTCAGCCcacttcttctccacatcctcactgcCCCACCAGTGCCCTTATGTTTAGTTCCACCTCCTAATTAATGACTGCTTAGGAGAAAAACTAAACTATGGTCAAATGTGTCTGTCCACTATTCCTTGTCAATCTTCCACACAGCTGCTAGAAAAGTCCACCTTCCACACCCCATCCTACTCCCAGCCATATGGAATTCAAATGCCCCTGCTTGCTCTTTAACAGTATTAATAAGAGCCTGtgctgttgtttttaagacagggtgtctcaaGTAGTCAAAGGTGACCCCAGACATGTATCAcgcaaggataaccttgaattcctaatcttTCTTCCTCcgtttcccagtgctgggatcccaggcatgTTCTAGCATGCTGGCTTGAGAGGACTGACCGTTTATAGTGTTTTCCTCAAACACCGTCTTCTGTGCTGGCTGGCTGCGTTCCTATGGGGTGGCTTTACCAGTCCCACAGGAATAGTCAGTCTCGTTTTATAGACAGGAGCAACAGGTACAGAGATCTGCCCGAAGCCACACTCCTCACTAGTGGCAGAATGAGATCGTGCAGATGGCTGTTTTCAGGAGGTTTCCTccacatctgcctggctctcgcTACCTTCTATTTCACGCGGTTATATGATGTCTAGGAACAGCACTGTCATGAAAGGCCTGCCCTTGCCTCTGGTGATCTTCCTAGTGTCTGTCTAACAGCAGCATCCATCCTCCTGGACATGGCCTTCTCTACACATGCCTTCTTGGTGTGACCCTGTCTAGCCCGCTCATGATCTTGCTTCTTTTCCCTTAATCCAGACCCAGACGAAACTGTGAGATTCCAGGATGGAGGAAACTGTCTTTCTCCTGGATTCCCTCATGAGCCATGAGAacagagaaggggctggagagggtcTCCTTTCCACTCTGCTCTCCTGAGAACGCAGGGGCATCTGACTACACCCACAGCTCACCGTCAGCAGCTTCAGTGCCCCGATCTGTCCGGTGTGCCGAAGATGAGGGCCCCGGCAGAGGTCAACTGACATCCCACACCTGAGACAAAGAGGCCTGTTAGTGCTTTCCAGGCTCCTGGTCCGTTTTCTCCCTTTCCAGGCCTTCAGCTGACAGAAGAGGTACTGAGGAAGAAACTGGTTTGCTGACAGACAGTGAGGACAGATAAATGcaaattcctcttccctctttttcctGGAGCAACCCAGGCTATCTGTCCTCACCCTCCCCGAGCCCAGTTCTAGCCTCCGAGAAGGCGCTTGGTCCCCTCCTCCTGCCAAGGCTCACCCGTACACTGTTGCTGTGGGACCGGTCACTTTCTCCTCGATCAGATGAAGCTTAAAGTGGTTGTCCTAGATGAAGGCAGAAAGGGAGCGTGGAGCTACCCTGGCCTCCCGGTAGTTACCCAGTTCCTCTCGTGCGCTGCCAACTCACCTTGAAGAGCTGGCGAAGCTGATCCCGAGAAGCCTCTAGCCTCCGGAATGGTTGTGCGGCAGCTATGATCTCCTCGCAAGTCCGCTCTAAAAGGGGCAACTCTGAGCTGCGGACTGTCCTGGAAAAGGGAAATTGTTGACTTGCTTCTTCAGAGACACCCGGGTGATGACATGTTAGCTAGGGAGCAAGGTTCTGCCCTTTGACAAAGAAATCTGTAATTACTGCAGagacaaactcagaaaaacaATAGGAAATTAAGTATAgttttcgtttgttttttgtgacagggtttctgtagccctggctatcctggaactcactctgtagaccaggctggcctggaactctgtctgcctctgccttctgattgctgagattaaaggcctgtgccaccacagcaGTATAGattttgtgcgtgcgtgcgtgcgtgcgtgtctgtgtgtgtgtgcgcacgtgtcggtgtgtctgtgtgtcggtgtgtgcgtgtgtgtgtctgtctgtctgtgtgtgtgtgtggtggtgggggttctggggattgaacccaggtccatgctatgctaggcaagcaaggaaggaggatcatgagttcatgagttcaagaccagcctgggctagagggaggcaggaaaggaggggggaggggcagagagagctTGTGCCGAGAGAAGGAAACCTGGATGAACAAAATTACAATAGTAACACATTCATGGGACTAGAGGTGAGTGTCAGCAGAGTCAGAAGGGACACCACTGCAGACGCATGTCAATCTCTGGGAGAAGATCTCTTCCAGCTTCTCCTCTAAACTGAACTTGCCCTGAGACCCCAGAAACCACCCCAGAACCAATCTCCTTCCTTGGAATGCTCACCGCTCTTTCCTCAGGAAGAAATCATGGTAAAAGCCAGACTCTGTACTTGGACCTCGGCAGAGAACAGCACCCAATTGTAGCTCAGCTGCTGCGCCCAGGACATGGGCACTGGAGTGCCAGAACACCTGGGGTCACAAGAACAAAGTGAGCTCACCGACGGCTCACGGATGCCCCAGTGCTGGTGCTTTCCAGAGCTGGCGGGGAAGCTGCTGGGCCTGTTTGAAGACTGACTGCTGCAGAACGGAGAATCTAGACTCTGAGAATGATGTCCACAGAGTAAAAAGCTGTCttaggtgggggctggggagatgcacCAACGCTTAACCCTTGTTcctgcacaggacccaggtttggttcccagcacccatatcaccTCAACTTTGAttttaggggatctgacactatTTTCTagactccatgggcaccaggcacatatgtagaCATGTATGAACACTCAGGTACTGACAtggacacaaaaaaataaaatctttaaagaaagcagagagccaatgttttcttctgctgctgAGCAGAAGTGTGGGTCCACCCTACACACCCTCAGTGGTTCCTGGACCAGGGGCACAGAAGCAGGAGGCGCTGGCCTTCTTTCCTGCTCCTGCAGGCTGTACAGCTTCATCATATTACTACTTAGAAAGAATGCGGTTCCTAACCACCTGTGCTGGCACACAGAAGGCCATGGCTGGAGGCAAGATACCATCTTAAaaaccaccagcaccagcaccagcactaccagcaccagcaccagcaccagcaccagcaccagcaccaccaccagcacctccaccagcaccaccaccaccagcaccagcaccagcaccaccaccagcaccagcacccgGCAGCTCCTTAAGCTCtggttttgctgctgttgttactgttgtttgtgTGTACGTTGCTACAAACCCGGTCTCAGCCATTAGCTATCCCCAGCTTCTCTTTCGCCTTTTAGTGCCATTTTTTTCTGGTCCCAGAATGAAATGTGACGAACTATTCTTGGGTTTGTTCACTATTCACATTTAGATGTCATAAATGCATTTTTCTGGATTCTAATAACCAAGCTCTATGATACCTGAGCTGACATGAAATGATCAAAGCATGAGGCCCCAGGTCCTATGTGAACTGAGTACACATCATGGCTGACTTACACTGTATGTACTCAGGAGCTGAGGAGGTTGAAGAGGCACATTGTCCTTCCGATTCTCAGCTTTGTCTCTCCTTTCACTAGCATACAAGGCATTGCTTTATAGACTAATGCTAAGTAAACACCTTTATCAGGGCTTCCAGCTTCGTCAGGAATAATCAGATGGTCTATATAGTCTGTGATTAAGTCTCCTTCTTAGTTGCAaattgagaaactgaggcaaaaaaaaaaaaaaaaaaagagaatttccTGTTTAAAGATCATGTAGCTGATTAGCCTCTGCACCTGCTATAAAAACTCACCGCTTTGCCTTCTGGGGAATCAAACGTCAGGAATCTGAGGTGACAGTCTGTTTCCAAGGGTCGTTCCAGATCATAAAGTTCTCCATTTACTTCAGCAGCTACTGCAGTGTCAGCCAGTGTTGAACTGAGCAGTGGAGGGCGTAGGGATGAAGAAAAGGAGGGTTATAATCCACAAGGACAAGAGGCTGATACCTCAGCAACCCTAAATTTGCCAAGTGGAAATAAGTCTCCAGAACAATAAACTTACTATCCTTTTTCTCAATGGATAACAGAAGAGCAGAAGACTCTGAAACTATAAAGATAAATCATCAAAGAACCCCCATCCCCCGCTGAAGAAAGGTCTTGTTatatggtccaggctggccttgaattctggaTCTTTTGTCTCTACTTtctgaatgctaagattacaggcctgtaccaccatgcttaGCAAGAAAGGTTacccaggtatggtggctcacacctgtaatccagcacttgggaggcttatGCAGGAGGATTCtcataaattcaaagccagcgAGGCCCAGAGTGAGACTATCTCAATAAAGAGAGTGTGGAACGCAGTGCTGTGAACACCATGAGGTTTGGCTGGGTCTCACCACTATTCTGTGGCCAGAAAGTACACTTTTCCTGACTTCCATGACAATTTAAACAGCATGGTCTTGCCCTCTCTCCGCGTTCTCTTCAGGCAGCAGTTAAAGTTTACTGCTTGACTACCCTGGaagttcttctttcttctccctctccctcttcctcctcctcctcttttttgttgttgttgagatgggtttttctgtatactcttggctgtcctggaactcactctgtagcccaggctggcctcgaactcacagagatccgcctgcctctgcctctccagtgctaggagtAAAGaactgtgccaccactgcctggtgggaggtttttcttttaaagtcaaaaaaaaaaaaaaaaaaaaaaaaaaaaaaaaaaaaaaaactgtcctagaacttgaaagaaaaaaaaaaaagtatgagtaAAAGACCTAACTCAGTCCacagggtgcttgcctagcatgcagaaagacctgggttcgattcctagtCTTATATAAACTagaaatggtggtgcacacctataatctcagagcccaggaagtggaggcagaagggtccAGAGGGCTCAAGCTTGGGCCTCCCGGGATGTCTGCGAGGTGGTAAGGATGCTTGCTGTCGAGTCTGATGAATGAGTTCAGTCCGTGGAATCCACATAGTTGAAGGAAAGAACTTACCCCCGAAAGTTgttatctgacctccacatgtgcactgtggcatgcatgtgtgtggacatgcacAGGCACACGTGTGAGTgtgcagacagagacacacacacactaaatgtaaaaaaaaattttttttttaaaaattttggagATAAGATTTTTCTACACAGTctaggttgtcctggaactcacagtatccaccaagctggcctcatactccagagatccacctgtctctgcctcgtgaatgctggcattaaaggcttgcaccaccacacccaacaagcttttttttcttttcaaagatgcTTTTTTTGGGAGGTGTAGGTATGTATTCTCCCTGGGGAGCCATTAACCATGTTTTTAGAAACAGTCTCTCATTGGCAAGAGGCTCCCCCAGCAGGGTAGACTGGCTGGTTAGACAGGAttggggtctgcctgtctctgctacACACGCTGGGATTAGAAGAACATGTCACCACACCCACGCTGCTTATTTTTCAACTGAAACTACtattttggggttggggatttagctcagtggtagagcgcaagGCCCTgcgttcggtcctcagctgggggtggggctactatttatttattgggggagcACACATGCTACAGGTCCTATGGTTCAGTGGCAATCACTTAAATGACGCCTCTCCTCGACCAAAGACTAACTTTCtgatagaaaacaaagacaaagaaaaatttaaacaaaaaagtgttttcttttcctgaCCAGGTGCAGAGAAAACAGTGGACAGGAAAAGTACTTCTTGTAGGTAGAGGATGGCTTGATACCTGATCTTCCGGGCCAGTTGGTAAGGGGTTGTGTCCCACGCAACAGCATCTACCTTCTGGCCTTCAGGAAGTGAGATCTTGATAGCCCGGGGGTTCTTCTGTGTCATCCTTGCTAACCTTTTCACCTGAGCGGCCCATAGCTCCTCAAAGAGGCCGAATCGCTCTGCCAACCAATGTGGAGGAGTCggcacagaggcctgaagagaaAGGCACACATTAGGTTATCGTCTCTGGCCGTATTTGCAAACGACTCCGCAACGCGGATGGTGGGGGCTGTGGAGGTCTAAGTAGCCTAGGTCTTAGGTCGGGGACTCAAGGGGACCGCACATTCCAGAGCGGGGCTGCAGGGCCCGGGGGAGACTGGACAGCCTGCACCCTGGACTCCGCTGGGCCGGACGGAGCTTTGCGTACCTCATGCACTGTGTGGAGCTCGCAGCCGCGGAACCCCGGGAGCGGGAGCCCGAGCCGGCGCCACCTCAGACAGA includes:
- the Tars2 gene encoding threonine--tRNA ligase, mitochondrial isoform X2 encodes the protein MGLCLRWRRLGLPLPGFRGCELHTVHEASVPTPPHWLAERFGLFEELWAAQVKRLARMTQKNPRAIKISLPEGQKVDAVAWDTTPYQLARKISSTLADTAVAAEVNGELYDLERPLETDCHLRFLTFDSPEGKAVFWHSSAHVLGAAAELQLGAVLCRGPSTESGFYHDFFLRKERTVRSSELPLLERTCEEIIAAAQPFRRLEASRDQLRQLFKDNHFKLHLIEEKVTGPTATVYGCGMSVDLCRGPHLRHTGQIGALKLLTNSSASWRSSGAAETVQRVSGIAFPKVELLRNWEAWREEAELRDHRRVGKEQELFFFHELSPGSCFFLPRGTRVYNALVAFIRAEYARRGFSEVKTPTLFSTKLWEQSGHWEHYRADMFSLKPPGTNGPDSSQSGHPARCPKDTLALKPMNCPAHCLMFAHRPRSWRELPVRLADFGVLHRAEASGSLGGLTRLWRFQQDDAHIFCAPDQLEAEIRGCLDFLRSVYAVLGFSFRLALSTRPSGFLGEPRLWDQAEQIDVHLRDALGRPHQCGTIQLDFQLPLRFDLQYKGQAGSLERPVLIHRAVLGSVERMLGVLAESYGGKWPLWLSPVQVVVIPVGTEQEEYARQVQQCLQAAGLVGDLDDADSGLTLSRRVRRAQLAHYNFQFVVGQREQSKRTVNIRTRDNQRLGERGLTESVQRLLELQNARVPNAEEMF
- the Tars2 gene encoding threonine--tRNA ligase, mitochondrial isoform X1; the protein is MGLCLRWRRLGLPLPGFRGCELHTVHEASVPTPPHWLAERFGLFEELWAAQVKRLARMTQKNPRAIKISLPEGQKVDAVAWDTTPYQLARKISSTLADTAVAAEVNGELYDLERPLETDCHLRFLTFDSPEGKAVFWHSSAHVLGAAAELQLGAVLCRGPSTESGFYHDFFLRKERTVRSSELPLLERTCEEIIAAAQPFRRLEASRDQLRQLFKDNHFKLHLIEEKVTGPTATVYGCGMSVDLCRGPHLRHTGQIGALKLLTNSSASWRSSGAAETVQRVSGIAFPKVELLRNWEAWREEAELRDHRRVGKEQELFFFHELSPGSCFFLPRGTRVYNALVAFIRAEYARRGFSEVKTPTLFSTKLWEQSGHWEHYRADMFSLKPPGTNGPDSSQSGHPARCPKDTLALKPMNCPAHCLMFAHRPRSWRELPVRLADFGVLHRAEASGSLGGLTRLWRFQQDDAHIFCAPDQLEAEIRGCLDFLRSVYAVLGFSFRLALSTRPSGFLGEPRLWDQAEQVLQQALEEFGEPWDLNPGDGAFYGPKIDVHLRDALGRPHQCGTIQLDFQLPLRFDLQYKGQAGSLERPVLIHRAVLGSVERMLGVLAESYGGKWPLWLSPVQVVVIPVGTEQEEYARQVQQCLQAAGLVGDLDDADSGLTLSRRVRRAQLAHYNFQFVVGQREQSKRTVNIRTRDNQRLGERGLTESVQRLLELQNARVPNAEEMF